The following proteins are co-located in the Sulfurospirillum deleyianum DSM 6946 genome:
- the rpsC gene encoding 30S ribosomal protein S3: MGQKVNPIGLRLGINRNWDSRWFPGKQTLATSIGEDYKIRTFLKKELYYAGVSQILIERTAKKLRVTVVAARPGIIIGKKGSDIEKLRLKLSKLINKDVNVNIKEERRPQSSAQLCAENVAMQLERRVAFRRAMKKVIQGAQKSGAKGIKISVAGRLGGAEMARTEWYLEGRVPLHTLRAKIDYGFAEAHTTYGVIGVKVWIFKGEVLVKGLAPEKEEASEKENTRKPRARKERGKN, from the coding sequence ATGGGTCAAAAAGTAAATCCGATTGGTTTAAGACTTGGTATTAATAGAAACTGGGATTCAAGATGGTTCCCTGGTAAGCAAACATTAGCAACCAGCATTGGTGAAGATTATAAAATCAGAACATTTTTGAAAAAAGAACTTTACTATGCAGGCGTGAGTCAAATTTTAATTGAGCGTACAGCTAAGAAATTAAGAGTCACTGTTGTTGCTGCACGTCCTGGTATCATTATTGGTAAAAAAGGTTCTGACATTGAGAAATTAAGACTCAAACTTAGTAAGCTTATCAATAAAGATGTCAATGTTAATATTAAAGAAGAGAGACGTCCTCAATCTTCTGCTCAACTATGTGCAGAAAATGTTGCCATGCAATTAGAGCGTCGTGTTGCGTTTAGAAGAGCTATGAAAAAAGTGATTCAGGGTGCACAAAAATCAGGTGCTAAAGGTATTAAAATTTCTGTTGCTGGTCGTTTGGGTGGTGCAGAGATGGCAAGAACTGAATGGTATCTTGAAGGACGTGTTCCTCTTCATACACTTCGTGCAAAAATTGATTATGGTTTTGCTGAAGCACACACTACATACGGTGTTATTGGTGTTAAAGTGTGGATTTTTAAAGGTGAAGTTCTTGTAAAGGGGCTTGCTCCTGAGAAAGAAGAAGCATCTGAAAAAGAAAATACCAGAAAGCCTAGAGCACGTAAAGAGAGAGGTAAAAACTAA
- the rpsS gene encoding 30S ribosomal protein S19, which translates to MARSLKKGPFVDAHLLKKTLEAKETKSNKPIKTWSRRSTILPDMIGLTFNVHNGRNFVPVYVTENHIGYKMGEFAPTRTFKGHKGSVQKKIGK; encoded by the coding sequence ATGGCTAGATCGCTAAAAAAAGGTCCTTTTGTTGACGCTCATTTGTTGAAAAAAACGCTCGAAGCAAAAGAGACAAAATCAAACAAGCCGATTAAGACATGGTCTCGTAGAAGTACAATTCTTCCTGATATGATCGGACTTACATTTAATGTTCATAATGGTAGAAACTTTGTACCTGTCTATGTAACAGAGAATCATATCGGCTATAAAATGGGTGAATTTGCACCAACTCGTACGTTCAAGGGTCATAAAGGCTCTGTTCAGAAAAAAATTGGTAAGTAG
- the rplB gene encoding 50S ribosomal protein L2, which translates to MAIKSFKPYTPSRRFLTSLDSKDITAKASVPSLLVKIAATAGRNNNGRITSRHKEAGAKKLYRIIDFKRTKFNIEGTVAAIEYDPNRNCRIALINYVDGDKRYILQPSGLQVGDKVQSAEGGLDIKPGNAMKLKNIPVGTILHNLELKPGKGGQMARSAGGYAQLMGKETQYVMVRLPSGEMRQILAECMATVGVVGNEDWANVVIGKAGRNRHRGIRPQTRGSAMNPVDHPHGGGEGKTNSGRHPVTPWGQPTKGRKTRKKKASDKLIISRRKGK; encoded by the coding sequence ATGGCAATAAAATCATTTAAACCTTACACCCCGAGTCGTAGATTTTTAACCAGTCTTGATTCTAAAGATATTACTGCAAAAGCAAGTGTTCCTTCTTTGTTAGTAAAAATTGCTGCAACAGCAGGTAGAAATAATAATGGTAGAATCACTTCTCGTCATAAAGAAGCGGGTGCCAAAAAACTTTACAGAATTATTGATTTTAAACGTACAAAGTTTAACATCGAAGGTACTGTAGCAGCAATCGAATATGATCCAAACAGAAACTGTAGAATTGCACTTATCAACTATGTTGATGGCGACAAGAGATATATTCTTCAACCATCAGGTCTTCAAGTAGGCGATAAAGTACAATCAGCAGAAGGCGGACTGGATATTAAACCAGGTAACGCAATGAAGCTAAAAAACATTCCTGTAGGTACTATTTTACATAACCTTGAACTTAAACCTGGTAAGGGTGGTCAGATGGCACGTAGTGCTGGTGGTTACGCTCAACTTATGGGTAAAGAGACTCAATATGTTATGGTAAGACTCCCTAGTGGTGAAATGAGACAGATATTAGCTGAATGTATGGCAACTGTTGGCGTTGTTGGAAATGAAGATTGGGCAAACGTTGTCATTGGTAAAGCGGGTCGTAACAGACATCGTGGTATTAGACCTCAAACACGTGGTTCTGCAATGAACCCAGTGGATCACCCACACGGTGGTGGTGAGGGTAAAACTAACTCAGGACGTCATCCAGTAACTCCATGGGGACAACCAACCAAAGGTAGAAAAACTCGTAAGAAAAAAGCGAGCGACAAACTGATTATTTCTAGAAGAAAAGGAAAATAG
- a CDS encoding 50S ribosomal protein L23 yields MADITDIKAILYTEKSLSLQENGTVVIQTSVRMTKNGLKEVLKQYFGFTPIKINSLRVMGKVKKFKGIEGKRNDFKKFYVQLPEGAKLENVEA; encoded by the coding sequence ATGGCTGATATTACTGATATTAAAGCAATCCTTTATACTGAAAAGAGCTTGAGCCTTCAAGAGAATGGTACGGTCGTTATTCAAACATCTGTTAGAATGACAAAAAATGGCTTGAAAGAAGTATTAAAACAATATTTTGGTTTCACGCCTATTAAGATCAATTCTCTTAGAGTTATGGGAAAAGTTAAGAAGTTTAAAGGCATTGAAGGCAAACGTAATGATTTTAAAAAGTTTTATGTTCAGTTGCCTGAAGGCGCAAAACTTGAGAATGTGGAGGCGTAA
- the rplD gene encoding 50S ribosomal protein L4 yields MSSAIVLNEKLENVGALALPASFEEIHSHNLYLYVKSYQAALRSNTAHSKTKGEVSGGGKKPWAQKGRGGARAGSRRSPVWVGGGAAFGPKANRNYDLKVNKKQKRLALEFALNEKAANNALFVVDSLNIESGKTKDAASIIKTLGTRDALIVKELVDEKTMLAFRNIQNCYLVDASELNAYLATAFYAVIIEKSVLETITKEG; encoded by the coding sequence ATGAGTAGCGCAATCGTATTAAATGAAAAACTAGAAAATGTTGGTGCATTAGCTCTTCCAGCAAGTTTTGAAGAGATTCACTCACACAACTTATATCTTTATGTTAAATCATACCAAGCTGCGCTCCGCTCAAACACGGCTCACTCTAAAACAAAAGGTGAAGTCAGTGGTGGTGGTAAAAAACCATGGGCTCAAAAAGGTCGTGGTGGTGCTCGTGCTGGTAGTAGAAGAAGTCCTGTATGGGTTGGCGGTGGTGCTGCATTCGGTCCTAAAGCTAACAGAAATTATGATTTGAAAGTCAATAAAAAACAAAAAAGATTAGCGTTAGAGTTTGCTTTGAATGAAAAAGCGGCAAACAATGCACTTTTTGTTGTTGATTCTTTAAATATCGAATCAGGCAAAACAAAAGATGCAGCAAGCATAATTAAAACATTGGGTACAAGAGATGCATTAATCGTTAAAGAGTTGGTTGATGAAAAAACCATGTTAGCGTTTAGAAATATCCAAAATTGCTATCTTGTTGATGCAAGCGAATTAAATGCTTACTTAGCAACTGCTTTCTATGCAGTAATCATAGAAAAATCAGTGCTTGAAACAATCACAAAAGAGGGCTAA
- the rplC gene encoding 50S ribosomal protein L3, producing the protein MEYIIEKIGMSRTIAVPSVPVTLLRVLEAKVCSVDENKRALVSYVSGKKMNKAIAGQQKKYNLSAAFNRFVTLDVTNTEVGDLSTAPLSEAQRLKVSLNTKGRGFTGVIKRHNFHGGPGGHGSRFHRAPGSIGNCEWPGRVQKGKKMPGHYGNTQVTVQNEIVSFDAENGILAVKGSVPGANGSLGKARIVK; encoded by the coding sequence ATGGAATATATTATTGAAAAAATCGGCATGAGCCGAACAATTGCAGTACCAAGCGTTCCTGTTACGTTACTCAGAGTGTTAGAAGCAAAAGTATGTTCAGTGGATGAGAACAAACGTGCTTTAGTTTCTTATGTGAGTGGCAAAAAAATGAACAAAGCAATTGCAGGTCAGCAAAAAAAGTATAATCTTTCTGCTGCATTTAATCGTTTTGTTACATTGGATGTTACAAATACTGAAGTAGGCGATTTAAGCACTGCACCTTTGAGTGAAGCACAGAGATTAAAAGTTTCTTTGAACACAAAAGGTAGAGGTTTTACAGGTGTTATTAAACGTCACAACTTTCATGGTGGTCCTGGTGGACATGGTAGCCGTTTCCATAGAGCTCCTGGTTCAATTGGTAACTGTGAATGGCCAGGTCGTGTTCAAAAAGGCAAAAAAATGCCTGGTCACTATGGTAATACCCAAGTGACAGTACAAAATGAGATCGTTTCATTTGACGCAGAAAATGGCATTTTAGCTGTTAAGGGATCAGTTCCTGGCGCAAATGGATCATTAGGTAAAGCAAGGATTGTTAAATGA
- the rpsJ gene encoding 30S ribosomal protein S10, with amino-acid sequence MEKIRLKLKAYDHRVLDRSVAAIVEAVKRTGAEIVGPIPMPTKIKRYTVLRSPHVNKTSREQFEMRIHARMIDIVSATTDTVDSLMKLDLAPEVNVEVRAMGK; translated from the coding sequence ATGGAAAAAATTAGACTTAAACTCAAGGCGTATGACCATAGAGTTTTAGACAGATCTGTTGCAGCTATCGTAGAAGCTGTCAAACGAACTGGAGCCGAAATCGTCGGACCAATTCCTATGCCTACAAAAATCAAGCGCTATACAGTGCTTCGATCACCGCACGTAAACAAAACTTCAAGAGAGCAATTTGAGATGAGAATCCATGCACGTATGATTGACATCGTGTCTGCGACGACGGATACAGTTGATTCACTTATGAAACTTGACCTCGCTCCTGAAGTCAATGTTGAAGTTAGAGCAATGGGTAAATAA
- a CDS encoding AAA family ATPase gives MKTLQLLYEVSCKNSFFIDRKITFEHAKVILHGPRKSGKTHLIFDHLSRYESKEYLYIDLADERIDKAEIIDYLETFVRQNSLQLLVIESFDFSFTLPYVPEIILTTPFTCKTLEGFHNDTLYPLDFEEFLAFDKKHSNIEHLFNLYTNYGTFPQYIQHGESIEAKSIQELLHILLKESTRFLVYKRFCELQGTKVSLFQIYNYLKSVTKISKDKLYAITSELVDEKLLFFVEKFNQPNANKKVFLLDFTFKDALTFKKDFLRRFENMVFLELIKRDKKVFYEEGIDFYLPEESLAILCVGFATTEAIEMRLQKLLPTFWSLHVKRVEVVTLSSESAKDIEGLSFSIFPFWEWALQL, from the coding sequence ATGAAAACCCTGCAACTTCTCTACGAAGTTTCTTGCAAAAATAGTTTTTTTATTGATCGTAAAATCACGTTTGAGCATGCCAAAGTCATTCTGCATGGTCCTAGAAAAAGTGGAAAAACCCATCTTATTTTTGACCATCTTAGTCGCTATGAATCTAAAGAGTACCTCTACATAGACCTTGCAGACGAACGCATTGATAAGGCTGAAATTATCGACTATTTAGAGACATTTGTACGTCAAAATTCGCTTCAACTTTTGGTCATTGAATCTTTTGATTTTTCCTTTACATTGCCCTATGTTCCTGAAATAATTCTAACAACACCCTTTACATGTAAAACGCTTGAGGGCTTTCATAACGACACACTCTATCCTTTGGATTTTGAAGAGTTTTTAGCCTTCGATAAAAAACACTCTAACATTGAACATCTTTTCAATCTTTACACCAACTATGGTACATTTCCACAGTACATTCAGCATGGTGAAAGCATTGAGGCAAAAAGTATTCAAGAATTGCTTCACATTCTCCTAAAAGAGAGTACCCGTTTTTTGGTCTATAAGCGTTTTTGTGAATTGCAAGGCACGAAAGTATCTCTTTTTCAAATCTACAACTATTTAAAAAGTGTTACAAAAATTTCCAAAGATAAACTCTACGCCATTACCTCAGAGTTGGTCGATGAAAAACTCCTTTTTTTTGTGGAAAAATTTAACCAGCCTAATGCCAATAAAAAAGTTTTTTTACTTGATTTTACGTTTAAAGATGCCCTCACCTTTAAAAAAGATTTTTTAAGACGCTTTGAAAATATGGTGTTTTTAGAACTCATCAAACGGGATAAAAAAGTCTTCTATGAAGAGGGGATTGATTTTTATCTTCCAGAAGAATCGTTAGCGATTTTGTGTGTTGGATTTGCGACCACAGAGGCGATTGAGATGCGTTTACAAAAACTGTTACCTACTTTTTGGTCTTTACATGTAAAGCGAGTTGAAGTGGTGACGTTAAGCAGTGAAAGCGCTAAAGATATTGAAGGTCTTAGTTTTTCCATTTTCCCTTTCTGGGAATGGGCATTGCAACTCTAA
- a CDS encoding ribonuclease HII translates to MLCGIDEAGRGCLAGPLVVAGAVLKEPVKGLADSKQLSEKQREILFERLQNAAEFKIVFCDHEMVDTKGLSACLKYAIETIKAHFCEHEILMDGNCTFGVSGISTMVKADAKVAEVSAASILAKVSRDRYMCDIAPSYPEYAFEKHKGYGSALHVKMIQQFGYCDIHRKSFKLKALSQPTLF, encoded by the coding sequence ATGTTATGTGGCATTGATGAAGCAGGAAGAGGTTGTTTAGCAGGACCTTTAGTGGTTGCGGGTGCGGTCTTAAAAGAACCTGTAAAAGGCTTAGCCGATTCAAAACAGCTGAGTGAAAAACAACGTGAAATTTTATTTGAGCGCTTACAAAATGCAGCGGAGTTTAAAATCGTCTTTTGTGACCATGAAATGGTCGATACCAAAGGCTTGAGTGCCTGTTTAAAATACGCCATTGAAACCATCAAAGCACACTTTTGTGAGCATGAAATTTTAATGGATGGCAACTGTACCTTTGGTGTTTCGGGTATTTCAACGATGGTCAAAGCCGATGCGAAAGTGGCAGAAGTGAGTGCAGCGAGTATCTTAGCCAAAGTGAGCCGTGATCGTTACATGTGTGACATTGCGCCCTCTTATCCAGAGTACGCTTTTGAGAAGCATAAAGGGTATGGAAGCGCTTTACATGTAAAGATGATCCAACAATTTGGCTATTGCGACATTCATCGTAAAAGCTTTAAACTTAAAGCCCTTTCACAACCCACTCTTTTTTAA
- a CDS encoding FeoA family protein: MDLSHLSTHQKALITTINAQNSLKKRLLSLGFSVGKTIEVVETSLQKNTIKIALGFSSVALRLEEAKMIEVEVQQ, from the coding sequence ATGGACTTATCACATCTAAGCACACACCAAAAAGCGCTTATCACCACCATTAATGCACAAAATAGCCTCAAAAAGCGTCTGCTTTCTTTAGGATTTAGCGTCGGTAAAACGATTGAAGTCGTTGAGACAAGCCTTCAAAAAAACACCATCAAAATTGCACTTGGTTTTAGCTCTGTTGCGCTTCGCCTTGAAGAGGCAAAGATGATTGAAGTGGAGGTACAACAGTGA
- the feoB gene encoding ferrous iron transport protein B: protein MKKVVIALVGQPNVGKSHLANAISGSNLKIGNFAGVTVEKATAHLSKEEFAIEFIDLPGLYSLEDFSADEKVTKDFLFKGEYDLILNVVDSTNLERNLLLSTQLLEQHKKMIIALNMDDEAIKDGIEIDAEKMSKILNVPCIKVSSKTKSNIDALLETLTKTLKEPLLEPKLIYSDEVEEQLEKIVSFLEEKRFHHETLTNRHIAIGLLWQKKEIYALMHEQPLYIELQPILNNALGHVYMYGGCDDIEEVINRQHNAFAMGLCAEVLSLKTPKSKNLTQAIDALLIHKLFGLPLFIFLMWGLFQLTFSLGEVPMGWIEEGFGWLGETIGATIENEALQSLIVDGIIAGVGSVVMFLPNIMILFLGIALLETTGYMARAAFLLDGFFHKFGLHGKSFIPLVTGFGCSVPAYMAARTLKNKKDRLLTMFIIGFMSCGARLPVYVLFAGAFFEEDVAGNVLFGIYISGALLGLVAAKVLRMTVFKGEDEPFVMEMPKYRLPSLKLLWFVVYSKSLMYLKKAGTYILVASMLIWFISSYPHNSLLEESYTAKIEALQTAELEDSLEQNATEISALREEAIATLENEKNEKLMENTYLGMMGKTIEPFFAPLGFDWKMSVATLSGLAAKEVIVSTLGVLYSIGDEVTEEDSSLREIIASNVSFASGMAFIVFVMIYLPCLAATVVFAKEAESHKYTAYLVVFTFATAWILAFITYQILTLLA from the coding sequence GTGAAAAAAGTCGTCATCGCACTGGTTGGACAACCCAATGTTGGCAAAAGCCACCTTGCCAATGCTATCAGTGGTTCAAATTTAAAAATCGGAAACTTCGCAGGTGTCACCGTAGAAAAAGCAACAGCCCATTTGAGCAAAGAAGAGTTTGCTATCGAATTTATCGACCTTCCAGGATTATACTCTTTGGAAGATTTTTCCGCTGATGAAAAAGTGACCAAAGATTTTTTATTTAAAGGAGAGTACGACCTTATTTTAAATGTCGTTGATTCAACCAACCTTGAGCGCAATCTCCTCTTGAGCACCCAACTGCTTGAACAACATAAAAAGATGATTATCGCTCTAAATATGGATGATGAAGCAATCAAAGATGGCATTGAGATTGATGCGGAAAAAATGAGTAAAATCCTCAATGTTCCCTGTATTAAAGTCTCTTCAAAAACAAAATCCAACATTGATGCACTCCTAGAAACACTCACAAAAACCCTTAAAGAGCCTCTTCTGGAGCCAAAGCTCATTTACAGTGATGAAGTGGAAGAGCAACTTGAAAAAATCGTCTCTTTTTTAGAGGAGAAACGATTTCACCATGAAACATTAACGAACCGTCACATCGCCATTGGTTTATTGTGGCAAAAAAAAGAGATTTACGCTTTAATGCATGAGCAACCCCTCTATATTGAGCTTCAACCCATTTTAAACAACGCGCTAGGGCATGTTTACATGTATGGTGGATGCGATGATATTGAAGAGGTGATTAACCGACAACATAACGCCTTTGCAATGGGTCTATGCGCAGAAGTGTTAAGCCTAAAAACACCCAAAAGCAAAAACCTCACCCAAGCGATTGATGCGCTTTTAATTCACAAACTTTTCGGACTTCCTCTGTTTATCTTTTTGATGTGGGGACTTTTTCAACTCACGTTTAGCTTAGGTGAAGTTCCCATGGGTTGGATTGAAGAGGGCTTTGGCTGGTTGGGTGAAACGATTGGTGCAACCATTGAAAACGAAGCGCTTCAATCCTTAATCGTGGATGGCATCATCGCAGGTGTAGGAAGCGTGGTCATGTTCTTGCCGAACATTATGATTTTATTTTTAGGGATTGCCCTTTTAGAAACGACAGGGTATATGGCACGTGCGGCGTTTTTACTCGATGGTTTTTTCCATAAATTCGGGCTTCACGGCAAAAGTTTTATTCCTTTAGTCACAGGTTTTGGCTGTTCCGTTCCAGCCTATATGGCAGCACGAACGCTTAAAAATAAAAAAGACAGACTTCTTACCATGTTTATCATTGGTTTTATGAGTTGTGGCGCACGCCTTCCTGTGTATGTTCTTTTTGCTGGAGCATTCTTTGAAGAAGATGTCGCAGGCAATGTTCTCTTTGGTATCTATATCTCAGGCGCACTTTTAGGGCTTGTTGCCGCTAAAGTACTTCGTATGACTGTGTTTAAAGGTGAGGATGAACCCTTTGTGATGGAGATGCCAAAATACCGCCTTCCAAGCTTAAAACTACTCTGGTTTGTCGTCTATTCCAAATCCTTAATGTACCTTAAAAAAGCAGGCACCTACATTCTTGTCGCTTCCATGCTCATCTGGTTTATCAGCTCCTATCCACACAATAGTTTGCTTGAAGAGAGTTACACCGCAAAAATCGAAGCGCTTCAAACCGCTGAGCTAGAAGATTCTTTAGAGCAAAATGCAACCGAAATCTCTGCCTTACGTGAAGAAGCCATCGCAACACTTGAAAATGAAAAAAATGAAAAATTGATGGAGAATACTTATTTAGGGATGATGGGCAAAACGATTGAGCCTTTCTTCGCTCCATTAGGCTTTGACTGGAAAATGAGCGTGGCAACACTGAGTGGACTAGCGGCTAAAGAGGTCATTGTTTCAACACTGGGTGTTTTGTATTCGATCGGCGATGAAGTCACAGAAGAAGATAGCTCTTTAAGAGAGATTATTGCGTCAAATGTCAGTTTTGCCTCAGGCATGGCATTTATCGTCTTTGTGATGATTTACTTACCGTGCCTTGCCGCAACCGTTGTTTTTGCCAAAGAGGCAGAGAGTCACAAATATACCGCATATTTGGTGGTTTTTACCTTTGCGACTGCGTGGATTTTAGCGTTTATAACCTACCAAATTCTTACATTACTGGCATAA
- the aroC gene encoding chorismate synthase, with protein MSNTFGRRFCFTTFGESHGRAIGCVVDGVPAGLSIDEVFIQSELDRRKPGQNKFATARKEGDKVEILSGVFEGKSTGTPIAMVIFNENQKSGDYENVKNLFRPGHADFTYFHKYGIRDYRGGGRSSARETAARVAAGAVAKLLLNALHVKVQSGICAIGGIEAQSYDFERVSHSEIYALDASVEEAQKEKILEAKNAHDSIGGVALVQIVGAPIGLGEPMYYKLDALLADAMMGINGVKGVEIGEGFHASGLKGSQNNDAITQSGFVSNHSGGILGGMSNGDVVTCKVYFKPTPSIFLSQETIDTEGHALTCNLKGRHDPCIAVRGSVVAESMAALVIADLLLLNLGTSMEHLKQIYM; from the coding sequence ATGAGCAATACATTTGGACGAAGGTTTTGTTTTACTACTTTTGGAGAGTCGCATGGAAGGGCGATTGGGTGTGTGGTCGATGGCGTACCTGCAGGACTTAGTATTGATGAGGTGTTTATTCAAAGTGAGCTAGACCGCAGAAAACCAGGGCAAAATAAATTTGCCACGGCTCGTAAAGAGGGCGATAAAGTCGAGATTTTAAGTGGGGTGTTTGAGGGAAAAAGCACAGGAACACCTATTGCGATGGTGATTTTCAATGAAAATCAAAAAAGTGGGGATTATGAAAACGTCAAAAATCTTTTTCGTCCAGGGCATGCGGATTTTACTTATTTTCACAAATACGGCATCAGGGATTATAGGGGTGGCGGACGCAGTAGTGCTAGAGAAACGGCAGCCCGTGTAGCCGCTGGGGCAGTTGCAAAACTGCTTTTAAATGCGTTACATGTAAAGGTACAAAGTGGCATTTGTGCGATTGGTGGTATTGAGGCGCAAAGTTATGATTTTGAACGTGTCAGCCACAGTGAAATTTACGCATTGGATGCGAGTGTTGAAGAGGCGCAAAAAGAGAAAATTTTAGAGGCGAAAAATGCGCATGATTCCATTGGCGGTGTGGCATTGGTGCAGATTGTGGGTGCACCTATTGGGCTAGGTGAGCCGATGTATTATAAGCTTGACGCACTTTTAGCGGATGCCATGATGGGCATTAATGGCGTCAAAGGCGTTGAGATTGGTGAGGGGTTTCATGCCTCAGGGCTCAAAGGTTCACAAAATAACGATGCCATCACTCAAAGTGGATTTGTAAGTAATCACAGTGGGGGCATTTTAGGCGGTATGAGCAATGGCGATGTCGTTACATGTAAAGTCTATTTTAAACCCACCCCTTCTATTTTTCTCTCTCAAGAGACGATTGATACAGAAGGTCACGCTTTAACATGCAACCTCAAAGGAAGGCATGATCCGTGTATTGCTGTTAGAGGCAGTGTGGTGGCTGAGTCGATGGCAGCTTTAGTAATAGCAGACTTATTACTTCTAAATCTTGGTACTTCGATGGAGCATTTAAAACAGATTTACATGTAA
- the rnc gene encoding ribonuclease III, with protein sequence MQQKLEALQKRLGYQFKNQNLIIEALTHKSSKQPYNNERLEFLGDAVLDLIVGEYLYKEFLGVAEGELSKLRASLVNEKSFEKLARLLHLGESIYISLAEENNNGREKPSLLSNAFEAIIGALYLEAGLEKARTLAISLLEEAYPKIDMDAIFRDHKTTLQELTQAHFGVTPEYRLVRSFGPDHQKEFEIAVSVRGSDLSLASGKSKKEAQQKAALLALEILKKEIQ encoded by the coding sequence ATGCAACAAAAATTAGAGGCGTTACAGAAGCGTTTGGGTTATCAGTTTAAAAACCAAAACCTGATAATCGAGGCACTCACGCATAAGAGTTCCAAACAGCCGTATAACAATGAGCGTTTGGAGTTTTTGGGAGATGCGGTGTTGGATTTGATTGTGGGAGAGTATTTGTATAAAGAGTTTTTAGGGGTAGCAGAGGGGGAACTCTCCAAACTTCGAGCCTCTTTGGTCAATGAGAAGAGCTTTGAAAAACTCGCTCGATTACTTCATTTGGGTGAGTCGATTTATATCTCTTTGGCAGAAGAGAATAATAATGGGCGTGAAAAACCCTCTTTGCTTTCCAATGCGTTTGAGGCGATTATTGGAGCGCTGTATTTAGAGGCGGGGCTAGAGAAAGCTCGAACGCTTGCTATTTCACTTTTAGAAGAGGCGTATCCTAAAATTGATATGGACGCTATTTTTAGAGACCATAAAACCACCCTTCAAGAGTTGACACAAGCCCATTTTGGGGTGACACCAGAGTATCGTTTGGTACGCTCTTTTGGACCTGACCATCAAAAAGAGTTTGAGATTGCTGTGAGTGTAAGAGGGAGTGATTTGTCTTTGGCCAGTGGCAAGAGTAAAAAAGAGGCACAACAAAAAGCTGCTCTGTTGGCATTAGAGATTTTGAAAAAAGAGATTCAATGA
- the rnhA gene encoding ribonuclease HI yields the protein MKKISLFCDGSSLGNPGAGGYCAILRFGDAEKIISGGMADATNNQMELLAVIKGLEALREPCDVTLVSDSSYVVRGINEWLVGWVKKGFVKVKNPELWQAYLEVSKGHKVKGVWVRGHDGHVENEMCDKIAKEEAMKIKEKG from the coding sequence ATGAAGAAAATCTCTCTTTTTTGTGATGGCTCATCCCTAGGTAATCCTGGGGCGGGAGGGTATTGTGCGATTTTGCGGTTTGGAGATGCTGAAAAAATCATTAGCGGTGGCATGGCAGATGCGACCAATAATCAGATGGAACTTTTAGCGGTGATTAAAGGTTTAGAAGCACTAAGAGAGCCATGTGATGTGACTTTGGTGAGTGATTCGAGTTATGTTGTACGAGGCATTAATGAGTGGTTAGTTGGTTGGGTGAAAAAAGGGTTTGTTAAAGTGAAAAACCCTGAGTTATGGCAAGCGTATTTGGAAGTTTCTAAAGGGCACAAGGTAAAAGGTGTGTGGGTGAGAGGGCATGATGGGCATGTTGAAAATGAGATGTGCGATAAAATTGCTAAAGAAGAAGCAATGAAAATTAAAGAGAAAGGATAG